One genomic window of Cyprinus carpio isolate SPL01 chromosome B8, ASM1834038v1, whole genome shotgun sequence includes the following:
- the LOC109054208 gene encoding dual specificity protein phosphatase CDC14A-like isoform X3, which yields MKRKSERRSESRKRLRASLREQTESKSDIYLRVTDQLYFALLHQKVKSTPDRHCFCIDEELSYENFYADFGPLNLAMFYRFCCKLNKKLKSCALAKKTIVFYTCGDRKKQANAAYLIGSYAVMHLQKTPEEAYSLLVSQNASYLPFRDASFGACMFNLNILDCLLAVHKALQFGWLDFSKFNVEEYEHYERAENGDFNWIIPGKFLAFSGPHPKSKIENGYPLHAPEAYFPYFRKHNITTIIRLNKKMYDAKRFTDMGFKHHDLFFVDGSTPNDAIVTKFLNICENADGGIAVHCKAGLGRTGTLIGCYMMKHFRLTAAEAIAWIRICRPGSVIGPQQNFIDEKQASLWEEGDVYRQQITEQENGSSKAAVAGILSGVEDISINGTNKNISQRKTPSEMHTEEEEEECGGLTQGDKLRALKSKRQSRASTGSISLEENAIHSKSTSRALSSDKRKRTRASLGSIRTSSNSMSKARAPLLR from the exons ATGAAGCGCAAGAGCGAGCGACGGAGCGAGTCGAGGAAGAGACTCCGCGCGTCTCTGAGGGAGCAGACGGAGTCCAAGAGCGACATTTACCTTCGTGTCACAG ATCAGCTGTATTTTGCTCTTCTTCATCAGAAGGTGAAGAGCACTCCTGACAGACACTGTTTCTGCATCGATGAAGAGCTTTCCTATGAGAA cTTCTATGCGGACTTCGGCCCGCTCAACCTGGCCATGTTTTATCGCTTCTGTTGCAAACTCAACAAGAAGCTGAAG TCTTGTGCTCTTGCAAAGAAGACGATTGTGTTTTATACCTGCGGTGACAGAAAGAAACAAGCCAATGCTGCGTATTTGATCGGCTCTTATGCT GTAATGCATCTACAGAAAACGCCAGAAGAAGCGTACAGCCTTCTGGTCTCCCAAAATGCGTCGTATCTTCCTTTTCG AGATGCATCTTTTGGAGCATGCATGTTCAATCTGAATATCCTCGACTGTCTGCTGGCCGTCCACAAG gCTCTTCAGTTCGGCTGGCTGGATTTCTCAAAGTTTAACGTGGAGGAATATGAACATTATGAG CGGGCCGAAAATGGAGATTTCAACTGGATAATTCCAGGGAAGTTTTTGGCTTTCAGCGGCCCTCATCCAAAGAGCAAGATTGAGAACG GATACCCTCTTCATGCCCCTGAAGCGTATTTCCCCTACTTCAGGAAGCACAACATCACCACCATCATCCGGCTCAACAAGAAGATGTACGACGCCAAGCGTTTCACAGACATGGGCTTCAAGCACCACGACCTGTTCTTTGTAGATGGCAGTACGCCCAACGACGCCATCGTCACCAAGTTCCTGAACATCTGCGAGAATGCTGACGGAGGCATTGCTGTCCACTGCAAAG CCGGTCTGGGCCGGACAGGGACACTGATTGGCTGTTACATGATGAAACACTTCAGACTGACTGCAGCCGAAGCCATCGCGTGGATCAGGATCTGCAGACCCGGTTCAGTCATCGGACCTCAGCAGAACTTCATCGACGA AAAGCAGGCGAGTCTGTGGGAGGAAGGTGATGTGTACCGGCAACAAATAACTGAGCAGGAAAACGGCTCGAGTAAAGCGGCAGTGGCTGGGATCCTCTCTGGAGTGGAAGATATTTCCATTAATGGTACAAACAAGAACATTTCACAGAGGAAAACTCCTTCTGAAATG CAcactgaggaagaggaagaggagtgcGGAGGACTCACACAAGGTGATAAACTAAGAGCGCTGAAGAGTAAGAGGCAGTCCAGAGCATCCACAGGCTCAATATC GTTAGAAGAAAATGCAATACACTCCAAATCAACATCAAGAGCGTTAAG CTCAGACAAAAGGAAAAGAACTCGGGCTTCCCTCGGATCCATCAGGACCAGTAG